The sequence TTTAGATTAATCACAAGTTTTTCTACATAATTATCTTCTTTATAACTTTTCGTCCCTCCCATTTGAAATATGTTTGTTTATGCCAATTTATCCATCTATGTTTCTAACCTTTAGTTATCCTTCATAACTCTTTGATTGGTATAAATTTTGAAGATACTATGCACAACCTTCATTTGTAGCTCAAATTTTTTGAAAGGTTACAAAGTTAGGATATTTTTCTTTATAATGGTAATGACTATGTACGATTACCTTGCAATCTTTTTTTAAGCATCTTCATCTAATGGTAAAACTTACAAGGCTCTTGCTATAATATGTAAATATGGTACCAATGGTGTGCAGGGGGCACCACACCAATCAAAATTAATTATGATAATTTCTTCACTTCATAGATTCACTTGTTTTCCTTCATTATTTATATGTGACAACTTTTTTAGTTCTCAATTTTGGTTTTTGCCTTTGAATTATCCTATAGTATTCTTTTTCTATTATCATGAAGAAtgtgaagatgaaagatgaaatgTATAAGGAGAAGAGTCCAAGTAATGCATGAAAGCACATGTTTCTAAGCTATACCCTCAAAATTTGGCATCTCTAATCATTCCTATATGTCATTCTTTTCTCTCTATTATATTTGACTAAGGAAAGTCATATTCTTGGGAATGTGGTTGTCACTACTCTTGTAACAAATGTAATTAATTCAAAAATCTTAATCTTAAACCTAGAACAATTACACATCAAAGTTTACATGCAactttaattgaatttattttacacTCTTCAACATTGTGAATTTATTCCCTTTCAACTTTACAATTTTTTGAGGTAAGAATTGTTTTGTCATAAATTGTATACATGAACAATTTCACACTCTACTTAGCACCTACTTTGGCATGGTTTTCACTAATTCATTTTAAGTCCATTTGTGCTCTATGATATTGTATGATTTTATTCCAAATCAATATTTTAAAGATTCGAAAATGTGAAATTTGAGAATAGATCCTATATTTGAGACCTTAACATgtgcatttttaaaaaaattacttttttaagcactaatataaattttaataaattaatcttAGTTTATCCATGGACAATTTAAAGAAACAATaaacaaatttgatgaaaattagatatTCCACTAAGGCGCAACAAAATATTTGTCGAATAAGAAAGTAGGTGTCTGTGTCATTATCCTATACTAGAAAATATATGAATTTTCTTCATATTATATATAAGTGAATGTAACATGAATAGTTGTAATTTTTGTgctaaattgaaataaattatggaTAAATTTATAacatttttaaattattaaaaataaaactttGGTCTTCCTAACTTAGCTCCAAAGGTGTAGGATCTAAATTAGATATACTTTATGTTGTTATGATTTTATAATTTTTGAAGTTCATAGAAGTTTGAACTTCGTTTATGTGAATTTAATTCAAAATATCAATATTCAAAATATTTagaatatttaattcatttattttttggattttttttgtagtTTAAAGAACAATTTCAAATATATTTTGGCTTATATTTAAATTATGTACATAAGCTTATCTGCAATTCTGATTTGTTTGGATTGTGATTCATTGACCAGTCTTAAACCAGACACACTAAGTAAAATATTAAGCCtggagaatgttagtcaactctaagTGGTTAATGCTTTTAAGCCTAGAAATGTATTCTTAGTGTGGCCACACACATTAAGCAAGATATTAAGCCTACAAAATGTTAGTCAACTTTGAATGTTTAATAATTTTAAGCTTAAAAGTGTAAACTTATAGTGTATGCTTTAAGACGTCCCTAGTTCCTCTCATTGAACGTACGTTTTGTTTTGCACACCCACATTTATTATGTGTGGTGGTGGCTTTATTGGCAGCCGACGCAACAAATAATGCAAGTGGGTGTCCTATTATTGCTTGATAGATGGTGGCACTATCTGTCGGCTATGTTTTTATCCCCCTACACTTTCCTTGAGCAGGAAGTTTTATGTTGCTTGTGATTACCTCAATTTTATTGTGATGGGATGCAAATAGTAAATTGGTGGCTCTCTCCAATTCTGGGGGGTTGTAGATCTCCCACAAggctttctccttttctccatttgtgagagaatAACTTGCATTGCAGTTGTGTACGTGGGTACCTAAAATGGCTTTGCTGCCAATACCCATGAGGCATCTCATATTGCATAGCTTTTCTCcctaaattgcacttaagggggggtgttggagtaatagTTTTTATAATTTAGGTTTACATATTTTTAACTTAGGTAACAACATTTAATAGGTTAGGTGGATAATTGTAGAGTCATATTAGGAATCTAACTTCTCTAGGTTGAGACACATTAATCTTGTCCACTCTTCCACCATGCTCTTGCCTATTTAAGCAAGGCAGCTTGTACATTTGTACTCACCTCTTAACTTGATACAATCTCATATGTTGAATCTCTCTTAGCTATGGATGATGTCTTGCAGATTGGCTCCTAGGTTGGGGTGGAATCACCTACATTTTTGAGAAGCCAACTTTAGAAATTTACCACACAAATTGAAATAACATCCATACTAATAATATACTAAATAAATCTTAATGTTatcacaaaaaaaacataaaatcgaTATAATAGTaactattaaatttatattttgcaatttaaatttataaatttttttttgtaattttatgtaAATACTCAACATAATTAAtctcaaatataaattttaattttaaattattttattaaaaaattaaacccATACAAAAGAAAAAGTGCAAACTAGATTCAATTTCAAAGATTCTGTACAAAAGTtaataaaaaatcatcaaatacAAAGATGAGATTTACATACATTAAATCAAAGACTTCAGTAAAAcaagcttttcaacaacaaatAGTCAAAGCAAGTTGATCACACTTGTCAATGctttttctttccttttagctTTACCACATCATATGTGGTAAAGTTTGGTACCCAAATATTTTGTTATGTTAGATGCTTTCCTCTAAGAAAAGATAAATCTAAATAAAgcctaaaaaatctatcattcctataaattcactcctataacaccaaattttttcatccaatcatactgtagataaataattttttaactttataaaaatcaagtttattttgaaaacaaaaataataattgctTTTGATTGGTCAAAATAATTGATTAATTCGACttaagtgaatgcaatagtattacGTACAACAACTACTAATAACAACCATCTAAATaacaatatttaatttaaaattactttatttaaaaataaaaagcataaaaaaaaataaaaataaactggAATCAATTTCAAAGATCCCATAAAGATCCCATACTAGACTGATTAAGAAAACATAAAGATGACAAGCTTTTTAATAGCAAATAGTCAAATCAAGCTAATCACACTTCTCAATGCTTTGGAGTTAAAGCTTTCCCTTCTTCCCCAACTTTCACTATGGCCTTAAACCCCTTATTATTTTCAAATAGTGAAAGAAAACAACAATAATCAGGATGTTTAAAACTTTGgcttttcttttcactttcatctgttttcatctacttttgttTCACTTTCATCATTATTCTCTCGCAACTGTTCTTTCATCCTAATGATGGTTCATGGAATGTGACCTAAAACATCAATACAAAAATTtcttacacaattgaatccagaaaacaaatgaaatcaataaaatagGCAATAAAAATCTCATACTATGATCTATTTCCACGTAATCTACTACCATACTTTCATTTTTTTCTACTGCCATTTTTTGTCTGTATAATCGATCAACAATTCTTTGTAATATAGCTAAAGCTTTGCCTTCTTCCCCAACTTTCGAAGTGACCTTAAACCCCTTCTTTATTGTCACGCTCACTAGTCTACCTTCACTATCATGTTTGTTGAGTAAAACTGTAACTAACACATCCCCTTGAGATGGCAACCAATATTCGATTTCATCGAATTTAAATGTTAGACCATCCTGCAGTGATGTTGCAAGAAAAGCATATATTGTGATTTCACTCGATGAGCTCTTCATCTTCACCTTGCTATCATATTGTGTATACTCTTCTCTCCCAATCTCTGAGATTGCTTGGGCACCGATCACGTCAGAAAAGAAGTTTGCATTAAATTTGGATGATGCTTCACCCATTGCCTGCtgtatcaaaatgattttctttaacgGCAGCATCTGAAACATTTAAAATACCAGCGTAaaaagaaaggataataaataatTGATAAAAATATTGAAGGTAAAACACAAATTTTAAAACACCACATAAAATGAGTGACATTCATTTTCCCTGTCCAATACCAAAGGAAAAATCATTATTCAAAATTAATTGATTGCATTGAAAAAGGGTAGTATTACCTCCAATCCATGAATGTAATTACGTACCCATGCACATCCATCGTCAGGCATTTCAACTACCAGACTTTTCAATCCTGGCAACTCTTCCACCCCTTCTACGTGTTGCAGCTGACCACATCCTTCTATGATGATTTCCTCCAGACGATGTAGAGTAGATAAACCTGATATTGTTTCCAATTTCGAACATTGATACACTGTAAGAGTATTTAGTATCTCTAGCTGCTTTAAGTCCATTTCTTTTAAATTTTCCATCCACCCAACTTTCACTGATCGAAGTATGGGACAAATTTCTCCACTAATTAGCAACTTTGATATATTATTAGGACCACTGAGTTCTATTTTTTCAAGTCTAACCATGAAGCTGCTTGCAGCAGAATCCAAATCAGTTGAAGCCACAGATTTGCTCAGATCAAAACTCCCTCTGCAGAAGCCGTACTCCTAGGTGCACTCCAAGAACAATGATCTAAGATTACTAAGTTGTTTAAGCGATTGCGCCAAGGATGTTATATCTGTCTGACCCAGTGATTGCACCAAGGATATTAAATCTGTCTTCTCCAAGGACCTTACTATACGTAATTCTTCCAAATGCCTGAACATTGCCATTGATTCTGGAAGCTTTCCCAAAGAGGGAGAGTCCCAAATCCATAACTTTCTCAGCTCGAAACTGGCCTGGCATTGAAAGTTAAACTTACAATTGAGACTTACATTTAATTGATAATTTAAGTAGATTACACTCAAACATAAAAGTTACAAAATTTCTAATACATTAGGATATTTTTCCTAATATTATTTAGATCGAGTAGAAACTATTGTAAACTTGGTAATGCTTTGTTTCTATGTTCAGACTATTGAGATTCTCCACATTGTGGAGTCAACAATAGCTTTCTAAGTAGTAAACAATCTTTGCCAAACTAGTACTCTGAAAGTGACTTCATTTCCAGAAAAGAATAGTGAAATACCTGCATATTGGTCTGGAACTGTTGCTGGAATATGCTCCATAATTCTTCCACTTCCCAAACATTTAAAAAGTACAACTTCTGTAGAGGAATCCAGGAAGGAATTCgtgaagaaattttttttaatacaaagCTAGGTCTAATTTCAAGCCACACGAGGCCAGTCTCTGCTATAAAATAAGTAATTTTTTGTTCAAGCACCAAATCCCAGAATGACTGGAAACACCTACCCTTTTTTTCTTCTAGGATTTGATTAAATCCTTTTTCTTCCTGCATATAAAGATCAGGGTTAAGTGTCTGCCCGGCtggaaacaaaatgaaaacaaacacaaattgatttttttttctaacGCTTTTTATAGTATTAATTTCAAAATAGTAAAGGAGCACACCATAGATTTGAGAATGTCTGGTCTCCACAGTCGAGGAGGGCCCAACTGATCTGCCATTTGTCTTCCCAGATCGCGGAGGTGATGATGCATACGAAATATTGGATATTTAAAACCCATAACCACTTCGACTAGGCACTTATCTTGCAGAGTTTGAACTGCATGCTCTGCGCTCCAACCTGACGCCTTCCAGATTGATATAGCTTTATCTTTTATAGGCATATAATCTACAACTGTAACTCCCCTTTCCACTTCAGGTATTTCTTTCTTATTGCAAA is a genomic window of Cryptomeria japonica chromosome 7, Sugi_1.0, whole genome shotgun sequence containing:
- the LOC131030824 gene encoding disease resistance protein RPP2B-like, which translates into the protein MKGMDKDHAKQLFCKHAFRGRGPPAAYEKLIKSFVQFCGGLPLSLKVLGAHVYRRDKHYWKLELEKVKKIQPKDIMKRLKISIDGLDREEKQILIDIACLCNKKEIPEVERGVTVVDYMPIKDKAISIWKASGWSAEHAVQTLQDKCLVEVVMGFKYPIFRMHHHLRDLGRQMADQLGPPRLWRPDILKSMEEKGFNQILEEKKGRCFQSFWDLVLEQKITYFIAETGLVWLEIRPSFVLKKISSRIPSWIPLQKLYFLNVWEVEELWSIFQQQFQTNMQASFELRKLWIWDSPSLGKLPESMAMFRHLEELRIVRSLEKTDLISLEYGFCRGSFDLSKSVASTDLDSAASSFMVRLEKIELSGPNNISKLLISGEICPILRSVKVGWMENLKEMDLKQLEILNTLTVYQCSKLETISGLSTLHRLEEIIIEGCGQLQHVEGVEELPGLKSLVVEMPDDGCAWVRNYIHGLEMLPLKKIILIQQAMGEASSKFNANFFSDVIGAQAISEIGREEYTQYDSKVKMKSSSSEITIYAFLATSLQDGLTFKFDEIEYWLPSQGDVLVTVLLNKHDSEGRLVSVTIKKGFKVTSKVGEEGKALAILQRIVDRLYRQKMAVEKNESMVTFHEPSLG